Within Nitrospira sp. MA-1, the genomic segment TCACTGGTGTGCGATGGTTTGAACCGGTGAAGCAGCATTCTACTGTGGCGCCCTTCGATCCATCCTCTCTGCATGGGAGAAAGTGACCAATTCTTTCCCTTCTAGGCTTTGCTGAACCAGCTGGGGAATGTCGAGGGCTTGCTCGACTTTGAGTATATGGGGTAGCTGGCATCGTGTTTGTGGATGTTTTGGGACAAAGAGGGTGCAGCAGTCCTGGTCAGGTTCGATGGAGGTTTCGAATGACCCCAGTGCTTGAGCCTGTTGCGTGATTTCCAGTTTATCCATCCCGATAAGCGGTCGAAGAATGGGAAGAGACGTCGCTTCGTTAATTACGGAAATATTTTCCGGGGTTTGGGACGCCACCTGACCCAGGCTGTCCCCGGTCGTGAGGGCCCATGCCTCCTCCTGTCCGGCAATTTGTGTGGCGATGCGGAGCATCAAGCGACGGTAAAGCACGACGCGAACGGGTGGCGGCGTGTTGATGACGATTTGGCTTTGAATATCACCAAAGGGAATGAGATGAAGACGGGAAGAAAGTTGGTACTTCGTGAGCAACGCGACCTGATCGCGGACTTTTTCCTCAGAAACCCGTGAGAGATATGGCCGACCGTGAAAATGCACAAAGACGGCTTTACAGCCACGTTTCATCATGCGATAGGCTGCCACTGGAGAATCGATACCACCGGAAATGAGACAGATGACTTTTCCCCCGGTCCCCGTCGGTAGTCCCCCGGGTCCCGCGTCTCGTTGACAGGAGTAGTAGGCGTAGGGCGGGACTAATTCGATAAAAATCGTCATGGCGGGGTGTGAAAGATTGACTCGCTTGCCGGTATGGTCGGCGACGGCGGCCCCGATTTCTCGTTCCACGTCCATGGAGGTTTTGACGAATCGCTTGTCTGCCCGTTTGGCACTGACTCGAAAGGTAGCGTAAGGATGAGTGGGCAGGTGGGCAACGATCGCATCTTTGAGAACCGTAAGATCGGATTGGTCGTAAGCCAATGGCACGGCTCTGGTCAAAGAAAAATTGACGATACCGAATACGCGCTTGATCTGTTCCTGCAAGCGCGGCCATGCCGCCTCATCCTCGAAGCTCACCCGTATTCGTCCCTGGAGTGCTTCGACATGCACATGTGCCAGGGGTTTCAGGGCCCCTCGTAGATGGTGGACTAACCGGTATTCGAAATGTTTCCGGTTGCCTCCCTTGAGGGCGAGTTCATGATAATGCACTAGGACATGAAGCATTAGTGGAGTGATTCTAGGTATCGCTCGGCGTCGATGGCCGCCATGCATCCCGATCCGGCAGCCGTAATGGCCTGGCGATAATGTGAATCCTGCACATCACCTGATGCAAAAACGCCGGGGATGTTGGTGGTAGAGCGATTTGGCTGAGTGCGGATGTAGCCCTGCTCGTCCATATCGATGAGTCCGGTAAACAAGCTGGTGTTCGGCGTATGGCCGATGGCCACGAAGACGCCAGATAGGGGAATCTCTTCAACCTGGTTGGTTTGGACGTTGCGGACCCGGATTCCCTTCACGACCTCATCACCCAGGACCTCTTCAAGAGCACTATTCCATTGAAAGGCGATTTTTTCATTGTTGATGGCCCGGTCCTGCATGATTTTTGATGCGCGCAATTTATCGCGACGATGAACGAGCGTGACTTTTGAAGCGAATTTTGTCAGGAATGTCGCTTCTTCTACGGCGCTATCACCGCCGCCGATGACCGCAATCTCTTTGCCACGAAAGAAGAACCCGTCGCAGGTGGCACATGTCGAGACGCCATGACCCATGAGGCGGCTTTCGGAGGGTAGGCCTAGTAAATTTGCCGAGGCTCCGGTCGCAATAATCAGAGTTCGAGTTTCCAGAGTGGCTTCATCATCAACCGTGACCTTAAAGGGGCGCACCTGGAGATCTACGCTGGTGACATGCCCCTGGCGAAATTGGGTGCCGAACCGTTCGGCTTGGGCCCGCATGTCTTGAATGAGTTGAGGGCCCATGATGCCTTTGGGGAATCCGGGGAAATTTTCCACATCGGTGGTGATGGTTAATTGTCCGCCAGGCTGCGAACCATCAATGAGCAAGGGGGAAAGATTGGCTCGAGCGGTATAGACGGCGGCGGTTAATCCAGCCGGGCCCGAACCCAGAATAATGACGTCATGCACCATGCGTGAACTCCTTACAGTTAGACATGTAGGTGAACGGTCTATGGGGTATTGAGGCTGCGACGGGTCGTTCGTGACCGCGCCTCACTGTCATATGTCCTATACAATGACTGGACCGCATGGCGCAACCGGGTACGTGACCAAGTTCCATCCAACACGGCGTCGGCATAGTCAAGCTTGCGGCGAAGGGGCATTTGTTGTCTGATTCGCCGGAGGGCTTGGGCCTTGGTCAGGCCATCACGACGGCAGGCGCGAGCGAGTTGAGTGGTCCGGTCGGCGGTGACCACAATGACATGATCCATACGCTTGTGTGCACCGGCTTCCAATAATAACGCGGCATCATAAATGATAACCGCATGAGGATTTTCGTGTCGCATGTTCTTAACCTGTTTGGCCTGTTCGCGGGCGACACGGGGATGGATGATCGCTTGCAAAACGTGTAATTTCTTAGGGGATTTAAACACAATTTCGGCGAGAGCTTGGCGATTAATGGTGTGGTCTTTGGCAAGCACTCGTGGCCCGAATTCCTTGACGATATTCTTCCAAGCAGGTTTTCCAGGTTTGACAACGGCTCTGGCCAGTTCGTCGGCGTCAATAATCCTGGCTCCAAGTGATTGAAATATTTTGGCGACGGTCGTTTTTCCTGATGCCAATCCTCCAGTTAACCCGACAACGACCATAACCAACCTTAGCATAGGGGGTTGGGAGCGACAATAAATGAGGAAAATTTTTGACATTTGCTTGACCGTTCCAAACCCCTTGGGTTATTGACTCGATGAGAGTCCTTTCCTTTGGGTGAGCCGATCGACTGCCAAGAGCTTGATAAGGGGGAATTAACACCGTGAGAGTTCAACAAATGCCGACCACCTTTCGACCAGCTCTCTTTTTTTATGCCCTGTTTTTGTGTGTCCTGCCTGGATTGGGGTTTGCCAATTCTGAGGAACTTTCCCCTTCTGGGGCAATTGCCCCGTCGGTATGGCAGGTTGCCTTGGATGGGTCGGGGCATTTCACCTCGATTCAAGAAGCGATTGATCAGGCTGCATCAGGTGATACGATTTTGATTAAACGGGGAGCCTATGCCGAGGATGTTACTGTGCATAGCAAGGAGGGTTTGTCGATTATCGGTGAAGGCATGGACCTGGTAGTTCTGACCGGAAAAAAGCGTGTCGGGACTCTTCATATTGGCAAATGGCCCTATGGGGCAACGAATGTGACGATTCAAGATCTCTCCGTGATTCAACATGGAGGATTGGGGGTTGGCATTTTTAATGGCAGTGGCGTGCGATTAACACGGATTCGTGTCAATGGCATGGTGTTTAGTCAACAGGTGCAGGATGTTCTTTTGGAAGATTGTGTGATTGGTGACAGTGAAACAACAGGTGTGGCATTTGCGGATTCTACAGGCACCCTATCGGGCAATCTGATTTACCATAATGACCATGGCGTGGCTA encodes:
- a CDS encoding pectinesterase family protein, with the translated sequence MRVQQMPTTFRPALFFYALFLCVLPGLGFANSEELSPSGAIAPSVWQVALDGSGHFTSIQEAIDQAASGDTILIKRGAYAEDVTVHSKEGLSIIGEGMDLVVLTGKKRVGTLHIGKWPYGATNVTIQDLSVIQHGGLGVGIFNGSGVRLTRIRVNGMVFSQQVQDVLLEDCVIGDSETTGVAFADSTGTLSGNLIYHNDHGVAIGGNSDVTLRQNVITRSLYEAVLMTDQSKARLIQNTLAQNGGGAAFHDDAQADVQGNIISQSAVGFLFFPGSHTTLAFNALSSNQGDYVMTGTPPTPAPDRAGKTDVQFAPGFVSPENGDFRLQSDSSLIQVGAFPYLGALPPVSSNP
- the thiI gene encoding tRNA 4-thiouridine(8) synthase ThiI; the protein is MLHVLVHYHELALKGGNRKHFEYRLVHHLRGALKPLAHVHVEALQGRIRVSFEDEAAWPRLQEQIKRVFGIVNFSLTRAVPLAYDQSDLTVLKDAIVAHLPTHPYATFRVSAKRADKRFVKTSMDVEREIGAAVADHTGKRVNLSHPAMTIFIELVPPYAYYSCQRDAGPGGLPTGTGGKVICLISGGIDSPVAAYRMMKRGCKAVFVHFHGRPYLSRVSEEKVRDQVALLTKYQLSSRLHLIPFGDIQSQIVINTPPPVRVVLYRRLMLRIATQIAGQEEAWALTTGDSLGQVASQTPENISVINEATSLPILRPLIGMDKLEITQQAQALGSFETSIEPDQDCCTLFVPKHPQTRCQLPHILKVEQALDIPQLVQQSLEGKELVTFSHAERMDRRAPQ
- the coaE gene encoding dephospho-CoA kinase (Dephospho-CoA kinase (CoaE) performs the final step in coenzyme A biosynthesis.) produces the protein MVVVGLTGGLASGKTTVAKIFQSLGARIIDADELARAVVKPGKPAWKNIVKEFGPRVLAKDHTINRQALAEIVFKSPKKLHVLQAIIHPRVAREQAKQVKNMRHENPHAVIIYDAALLLEAGAHKRMDHVIVVTADRTTQLARACRRDGLTKAQALRRIRQQMPLRRKLDYADAVLDGTWSRTRLRHAVQSLYRTYDSEARSRTTRRSLNTP
- the trxB gene encoding thioredoxin-disulfide reductase, coding for MHDVIILGSGPAGLTAAVYTARANLSPLLIDGSQPGGQLTITTDVENFPGFPKGIMGPQLIQDMRAQAERFGTQFRQGHVTSVDLQVRPFKVTVDDEATLETRTLIIATGASANLLGLPSESRLMGHGVSTCATCDGFFFRGKEIAVIGGGDSAVEEATFLTKFASKVTLVHRRDKLRASKIMQDRAINNEKIAFQWNSALEEVLGDEVVKGIRVRNVQTNQVEEIPLSGVFVAIGHTPNTSLFTGLIDMDEQGYIRTQPNRSTTNIPGVFASGDVQDSHYRQAITAAGSGCMAAIDAERYLESLH